The following proteins come from a genomic window of Kitasatospora sp. NBC_01246:
- a CDS encoding phospholipase has protein sequence MRLPWSRRSGRLVRSALAVAAATTLFAAVPPPSALAAPAEGATADGGTAHLDAVERALREVSPGLEGSVWERTEGNALAGTADDPAGWLLQTPGCWGDAGCADRRGTRALLARMQADVASATRTVDVSTLAPFPNGGFQDALVAGLKASVAAGHRPQVRILVGAAPLYNANVLPSRYRDELLARLGPAAGSVTLNVASMTTSRTAFSWNHSKLLVVDGRSVIAGGINGWKDDYLDTAHPVSDVDLALTGPAATSAARYLDTLWAWTCGRTGLFDNAWFASSDGGACRPSMERDTNPAAPATGSVPVIAVGGLGVGVKAADPASAYRPAPVAGVSETQCGPLALHDNTNADRDYETVNPEENALRALVGSASSHIEISQQDMNGTCPPLPRYDARLYDLLAAKLVAGVKVRIVVSDPANRGAVGSGGYSQIKSLSEVSDVLRARLTRLTGDPAKAGAALCGNLQLASFRAAPTATWADGHPYALHHKLVAVDGSAFYVGSKNLYPAWLQDFGYVVEDKGAAAQLDRDLLAPEWTYSQAAATVDWTTGLCRA, from the coding sequence ACGGCCCACCTCGACGCCGTCGAGCGTGCGCTGCGCGAGGTGTCACCCGGTCTGGAGGGCTCGGTCTGGGAGCGCACCGAGGGCAACGCGCTGGCCGGCACCGCCGACGATCCGGCCGGCTGGCTGCTCCAGACGCCCGGCTGCTGGGGTGACGCCGGCTGCGCCGACCGCCGGGGCACCCGTGCGCTGCTGGCCAGGATGCAGGCGGACGTCGCCTCGGCCACCCGGACGGTCGACGTCTCCACCCTCGCGCCGTTCCCCAACGGCGGCTTCCAGGACGCGCTGGTGGCGGGGCTCAAGGCCTCGGTCGCGGCCGGCCACCGCCCCCAGGTGCGGATCCTGGTGGGCGCGGCGCCGCTCTACAACGCCAACGTCCTCCCCTCCCGCTACCGCGACGAGCTGCTGGCCAGGCTCGGCCCCGCGGCCGGCTCGGTGACGCTGAACGTCGCCTCGATGACCACCTCCCGCACGGCGTTCTCCTGGAACCACTCCAAGCTGCTGGTGGTCGACGGCCGGAGCGTGATCGCCGGTGGCATCAACGGGTGGAAGGACGACTACCTGGACACCGCGCACCCCGTCTCGGACGTCGACCTCGCCCTGACCGGCCCGGCCGCCACCTCGGCCGCGCGCTACCTGGACACCCTGTGGGCGTGGACCTGCGGCCGCACCGGCCTGTTCGACAACGCGTGGTTCGCCTCCTCCGACGGCGGTGCCTGCCGGCCCTCGATGGAGCGGGACACCAACCCCGCCGCGCCCGCCACCGGCAGCGTTCCGGTGATCGCCGTCGGCGGCCTGGGTGTCGGCGTCAAGGCCGCGGACCCCGCCTCGGCCTACCGGCCCGCCCCGGTCGCCGGGGTGTCCGAGACCCAGTGCGGTCCGCTGGCCCTGCACGACAACACCAACGCCGACCGCGACTACGAGACGGTCAATCCCGAGGAGAACGCCCTGCGCGCGCTCGTCGGCAGTGCGAGCAGCCACATCGAGATCTCCCAGCAGGACATGAACGGCACCTGCCCGCCGCTGCCGCGCTACGACGCCCGGCTCTACGACCTGCTGGCCGCCAAGCTGGTGGCCGGGGTCAAGGTGCGGATCGTGGTCAGCGACCCGGCGAACCGGGGCGCGGTCGGCAGCGGGGGCTACTCGCAGATCAAGTCGCTCTCCGAGGTCTCCGACGTGCTGCGGGCCCGGCTGACCCGGCTGACCGGCGACCCGGCGAAGGCGGGCGCCGCGCTCTGCGGCAACCTCCAGCTCGCGTCCTTCCGCGCCGCGCCGACCGCCACCTGGGCGGACGGGCACCCGTACGCGCTGCACCACAAGCTGGTCGCGGTCGACGGCTCGGCCTTCTACGTCGGGTCGAAGAACCTCTACCCGGCCTGGCTGCAGGACTTCGGCTACGTGGTCGAGGACAAGGGCGCGGCGGCCCAGCTGGACCGCGACCTGCTGGCGCCGGAGTGGACGTACTCGCAGGCCGCCGCGACCGTCGACTGGACGACCGGGCTCTGCCGGGCTTGA